The genomic DNA ATCGAGATGGGGATTGGTGAATCAACCTTGTATAATTGGCGAAAACAAGCAATTGATAAGGGGCATTTAGTGCCAGGTGATGGAAAGAATGCTGAGCAGTGGTCATCAGCAAATAAATTCTCAGTCGTGTTGGAAACAGCCTCTTTAAATCAAGCTGAGTTAGCGGAATATTGCCGAGGCAAAGGTCTTTATGTGGAACAAGTATCGGCTTGGCGAAATGCGTGTATAGATGCAAACGCTAACGTTAAAGAGCAAGAAAAAGCCTTCTCCACCGAAACAAAGAAAGATAAAAAACAGATCAATCAATTAGAAAAGGAGCTACGTCGAAAAGATAAGGCACTCGCTGAAACCGCAGCACTATTGGTGTTAAGAAAAAAAGCAAATGCGATCTGGGGGGAAGCCGAGGACGAATGATCCTCGACTCAGCTCGCATTCAAGCAGTTAAACTAGTTAATGAAGCTGTGAGTTCTGGTGCGCCAAAGTTTAAAGCTTGCCGTGAACTTGGGATCAGTGTCCGGACGTATCAACGTTGGACTGTTGACGGGAACATAAAAACAGATGGTAGACCAATATCTCAGCGCCCTGAGCCAAAAAATAAGCTATCAAAAGCAGAGAGAGATAACATATTAGCCATCGTTAATAGCGATGATTTTAAGAGCTTACCACCAAGCCAAATCGTCCCTACATTAGCAGATGAGGGTATTTATCTTGCTTCTGAATCAACATATTATCGTGTTCTTCATGAAGAAAAACAGCAAAACGCTCGCGGACGTAGTCAGATAAAAGAGAGAAAAGTACCGACGACACACTGTGCTACAGGGCCAAACCAAGTGTGGTGTTGGGATATTACTTGGTTACCAGGCCCCGCTAAAGGGCTGCATTTTTATTTATATTTGATACTCGATATATTTAGTCGAAAGATTGTTGGATGGGAAATTCATGATGACGAATCAGCAGAAAATGCATCAATATTAATTAAGAAAGCTCATTTAAAAGAAGGAGTTAAAGATAATCCTCTGGTACTGCATTCGGATAATGGAAGCCCAATGAAAGGCTCATCAATGCTTGAAACACTTTATAGTTTAGGTGTCGTGTCGTCTTTTAATCGTCCTAGGGTGAGCAATGATAATGCTTATGCTGAGTCGATATTTAAAACGTGTAAATATCGCCCTGACTATCCGTATAAAGGGTTTTCAACAATTGATGAGGCGCGTAGTTGGGTGTTGAAATTTAGCCACTGGTATAATTTTAACCACAAACATAGTGGCATCAAATACGTCAGCCCACATCAAAGGCATTCAGGATTAGCGGGTGACATATTGGCTAATAGAAAAGAAGTTTATCAAGGTGCTAAAGATGCTCACCCTGAGCGCTGGAGCGGTAATATCCGTAATTGGGATTTACCAAAAGAAGTGTACTTAAACCCTGAACAAAATAGTGTCAAGGCTGAGAGTGCATAACGTAGTGATCGCGACAACTAGTTTGACAAACACCGCCATCGCATCAGACATGCTTCGACTAATTTGCATTATTCCACCCGTCTTTTTATTAAACGATGCATAAACATCTAAATGATATCCATTTTCATATTGCCATAAGCAAGAAGTTAACTTTAATGTACTACTATCTTGAATCTCACGAATAGCCTGAGCAACCCAAACTGCACCATCACATGTGGCTACTTTTAAAGACACACCGTTTGCTGCGGCTAAAGAGGCCATATTAGAGCCTGCAAAGGGATTTACTAAAAGAAACCGACCAGATTGCTTTGGAGGAGTTGAAAAATTAGGGATTGGTGTCGATTCATTTGCAGAGTTAATATTTTGTCCAAGACCATTGCTTGCAGCATTTATTACTGTAGCTCTATCACTATCAGTTTGGATGTCAAAAATTCTATAGTATTCCACCGTTTTGCTTTTTTCGGCAAGAGTATTATTTAATGATCCACAGCCATTAAGTGTACCTGCAAAAATTAAAGCTAACCCTATTAACTTAAATTTGTTCAAAATTAATCCCTTTGTCAATATTAATGAACAGGAATTATACATAATAATCATTAATAACAAAGTGTTATCAATAACATGAATAAAAGTGTGTCATAAAACTGTCGTTCTAATCACTATTCTTAATTCTC from Vibrio casei includes the following:
- a CDS encoding IS3 family transposase (programmed frameshift), whose amino-acid sequence is MKHYSAQSKESALQKMMPPNNIAIAQLSIEMGIGESTLYNWRKQAIDKGHLVPGDGKNAEQWSSANKFSVVLETASLNQAELAEYCRGKGLYVEQVSAWRNACIDANANVKEQEKAFSTETKKDKKQINQLEKELRRKDKALAETAALLVLRKKAKCDLGGSRGRMILDSARIQAVKLVNEAVSSGAPKFKACRELGISVRTYQRWTVDGNIKTDGRPISQRPEPKNKLSKAERDNILAIVNSDDFKSLPPSQIVPTLADEGIYLASESTYYRVLHEEKQQNARGRSQIKERKVPTTHCATGPNQVWCWDITWLPGPAKGLHFYLYLILDIFSRKIVGWEIHDDESAENASILIKKAHLKEGVKDNPLVLHSDNGSPMKGSSMLETLYSLGVVSSFNRPRVSNDNAYAESIFKTCKYRPDYPYKGFSTIDEARSWVLKFSHWYNFNHKHSGIKYVSPHQRHSGLAGDILANRKEVYQGAKDAHPERWSGNIRNWDLPKEVYLNPEQNSVKAESA